TTGAAAGTTCgcgtttaaaaaactttttttatttattttgagaaattatacgttgtattaacccccccccctccaaatATTTTCCTGCCTACATTCTTGCTATACCCACGATCcagtctatttattttatttctatttaattgaaTTACATCAACCTTGATACAAACGTAGTATTTACACGTAGAGTGTTTCAGTTAGCCTGTTTCAAACAGTAAAACGTTTCAAGTTTGGGAGCATTAATCACAAATACAAATAAGCAAACTTTCTACACGGTTATTTCTTAATATACACCAGCaattatacgttaaaaatatttaatgttgaaaatttttcatttcttaaGGTTTCAAAAGGCGGCCGTTCAAAGTCTGGAAAAGGAATGCGCATCGTAGAACAAAAATCAATTCTCTGGCCATTTGTGACAGTGGTTCTTCTTACGTGTTTGTGAAGTCTCGTAAGTTTTCCATATAGTGGGAATACAACGTTTAGAGTAGTATACAAAAATTCGTATTTTTAACAAAGCCAGTCTAAACATggtataaaacagtatttattcaTTGGTTGCATACTTTCGTTAGTTACTCTCAACATTAAGATAGCTTTTATTCAGATTTGGGCAAAATAGTTTGAGTACAAATTAAGATTCTAACCGATAATGAATCTACAtcttaattttttgtgaaaacatGTGAAAACTACCTTTCTTTCAAGTAAGCAGAAAGAGATTTGTCGAAGACCCTCACTGCTGTTTTGGACAGTCCATTACAGTTGTTGGACTGTAATGGACTGTCCTTCTTACTTAGtaagaagtaaaataaagtatgtcttattttatcaggcgaagttagggctaagaagccctctctaacacttaaccttgaGAGTAACGACtgaaggtgacttccgaaccaccaccaacggccgggcaggcgggctgcttgcaagggcagAATtacttagcggtcacccatccaagcagcagccacgctcgacgtagCTTGATCCGGTTATTTTGCGATGATAATCGTTCCCATCACACTGCGCCATTAGCATTGGCATTTAGTGCATATTTATCTAATGAATACATGTATCACCTCAAGATTTGTTACACTTATAGGCCAGCTCTGAAGAGATCGAGACGGCGGTGGATGCCGCGCTCACGGCCGGATACAGACACATCGACACGGCCTTTGCCTATGAGAACGAGGCGATGATCGGGAACGTACTCAAGAAGTGGCTGGACAGCGGTAAAATAAAGCGTGAGGAGCTCTTCATTGTTACCAAGGTACTAAGGACTATACTTACTTCCTTTACAAgttagtttaactttaaaattctttactGAAAAAGAGACTTCTGGAAATTAATATCACATTCCACAgcgaaataaaacattaaagaaactctaaataaaatgttccctaatttaaaaaatatcatactcTTATTTTTTGGATGAATAGGCACCTAAAAGCGCCTTATTTTACCGTgcttaaatactatatttttcagAATTAACTATGAAGATAACAGTGTGGGATGTTTTGACTTGAAAACACTTTACACCAAGCGATTCTTGCTAATCTCTCAGCTTAATAAATTTGTggaaaacattacaatattattttttaaggagaaaaaatcgaaaatttaaaccctttaagccttattcttcCCATCGTCTTGGACTACTGGTTTGTGCGAAGATCCtataaaacagaataagaggaGAGTCGATTGAGTAAAAAGTCGATGGTCCCAACAGGACTTAACCAACGCTATCTTTTAACTCAGATCCAGAGTCTGACGCCTTAGACCACTCGGCAACCGATACAATTACAGTTTTGAGCTGTATTATATATTCTTCTTAGTTATTctgcatataatattttatatttattcatatttaattttaaattattcatatgtgTTATAAATGCACTTGAGCAGTAaaaaattgaactttgacaaGTAACTAGGTTCGGAAGAACGTGTATATTTTGACCTAAGGGTCGCAAATTTGATCCTGTATTTAGGTAAACTCCTTTTAGTGTACAGGACTGACTACAGGTTATTGAACTCGGCGAGTCACAATTTGTATCCATTAAACGTTAGTGTTAATAGAGTATTTTCTTGttcgttttttatattgtttgcaaTAAAAGAGAATTTTTTACAGCTACCGAACAACGCTATGcgcgaagatttggtggaggacTACCTGAAGCAGTCTCTGTCAGCATTGCAATTGTCATACGTGGATTTGTATCTTGTACATATGCCCGTGGGCCTACAGTCTGGTATAGGTCTGAGGCCTCGCAATGAAGACGGGTCCTTTAAATTGGATCAAACCACTGACATTCTTGCTGTTTGGAAGGTAAAGATTTTTGCGCTTCGTACAATATTTGATAATAGAGTATAATGTATAAGGGAAAGCAAAGTGTTTAAAAATCGTGCATCAAAAAACTTTGATTTGTGGTATTCGCAGGCGATGGAAAAACAAGTAGACAGAAGCCGAGCAAAAGCTATAGGAGTATCCAACTTCAACATTAACCAGCTAGAGAGGATCCAGAAGATATCTCGTATTCCACCAGTCAATAACCAAGTAGAGTTACACGTGTACTTGCAACAGAAGGATCTGCAGAAGTACTGCAAGGACAATGGAATCATCATGACTGCTTACGCCCCGCTTGGATCTTCTGGTATGGTGGCGTTTGTGAAAAAAGCAGGAGTTACATTAGAAGGGTGAGTTATTGGTATATAGTACTGTCTAAAAATACTGTAATGCCGATAACCAAAACTATTTGTGAACGTCATGTTCCATGAAGTTGTAAGATTGATAATGTTGGAAAGAAAGTTTTCTCAAAGTCAATGTAACAAAGTGCTTTGCTTTTCCAGAGGGAAAGATGAGGATCCAAGAGCAGATCCAGTGGTGTTACGCATTGCAAAATCTCATAACAAAACAACAGCTCAGGTTCTGCTGCGGTTTCTCATCCAGTCCGGCATCAACATCATCCCCAAGAGTGTCAATCCTGACCGTATCCGCCAGAACTTTCAGGTGAGTCCATTCACCATATACCGTGTTTCCTACATCTCGCAAATACTATATTTTTCAAAGGAGAGGTATAAAATAACTGAAAGTATGGTATGGTAATTTCTGACactattttaaaccttaaaaaccaCCAAGTAAGGAAAATAAAAACCATGTTCACAGATAGTCTTACTGAGCTTTCATTCTGcagtaaattttatgaaaacaacattttatcGATATCATTTATTTTTCCAACCGAATTGTTGTTTTCATAACATTTACtgcactttaaatttttttctaattgctCCAAGAGTTTTTAATGAGATTTCATAGTTTACTTGAGACTACAGAATAGTAAATTGGTTGGAACATTTTGCAGTTGTTCGACTTTGTGCTGACCAACAAGGAGATGGCCGAGTTGAATGCTCTGGACAAAGGAGAAGACGGAAGAAAATTCTGCGGAGATCTGCTGAGAGGAATGCAGAAGCATCCAGAATACCCGTTCCCCAACTGAGGCAAAAACCCTTTTACGTACGATTCTGATTAtatttgttgaattaaaaaaaagttttcatattatactacatatttgtaaataaagtaagcATTGTCCTTTGATTTACTAGATAGCGTATTAATCTCCCCATTACTTCCTCTtggtattaaaatgaaaattacaaactCTATACCCCCCtctacaaaactttaaaaattaattgatttatctGAGATAGAAAGCCAATAGAATATCATTTGGGAGAATACATCAGTATTCAAcagaagtaattataaaaaatgactaCTTATAAAGTCGTTTAATCAGATACTTACATGTATCTGGGTTGTGGGGGTGGAGAGGGGTAGTTTATTGCATAcgattttattttgagaaaatgtcattaaaaataaaatacatcccTTTCAATCTAATAGCAACGCAGTTAAGGGTTTGTGAATTAGGAGTATTACAATACCGCTTTAAACTTTGGACAAAATATATTGTACCGTAGTAGTTTTACATTAAGTCTGAATGTAGTACAACATTGTTCATCAGCATGAAGCTTGATGCCAATGCTTACAGAATGTGATGTCAAAGTATTAAGCTTTTTGCCGATAACGAGCAGCTGATTTAATTTCTTGTTTCCAAATAACATATTAACAAAGAGAAACACGATCACCAGAACTGCCAGCGTTGCAGCggataagtaatataaataggTCGACATCGTCTCTTCTTCACCACCTCTGACACTTATGGCACGTCAGGTGTGCACAAAGGACAAAAACACTAAATGTCACAAATCCTCATACAGTCAGAAAAGCCtgattaatcaataaattaacagtcaaattttaaaaacttctttaagACATGAAACATACTAGTACATTCAAACACTTTGAAGagacaacattaaaaatactgttttttccCAAGTGATATCGGCTGAACTTGTTTTTATCTTAGGTCATGTCGTATCGCTTGTTAAAATCTACTAATTAATTTGGTGTGAAATCTGTAGAATTTAATTAGGCTTTATTGTGTAATACAGTTTATGCATGGATTTGATTTTATTGTGGAAACGATTCTAGAAAAAAACACCGTATCTTTTAATCAGTTCATGTTGTACGAaggatatatttcataaaatatgagTGCTATTATTGTGCCGCGTCTAAGAATGTAGCCAGCGAGGACTTCAAGGGGTATGTACCCCCACCtaaaatattctctttaataaactatcattgttatttaaataattcagtattactgaaatgtactgctgACAGATCGTCCTCAACTAATAAACgagccaagaactttttaagtaacaaatggggccttactctttgtccactacgggaaaTTATCAGTTGCCTGTACTGTCCCCCGCCAAATAttttcctggctatgttcttgaCCGCGTAAACAATATTACTTTCCAGAAAAGCACCATTATACGATTATGACAACTTCATTGGACAAGGTGTtgcaatttcattttgttttcccttaaaaacattattttttgacaGGTATAAATAGTATGGCAAGTAATATGtaggttaataaaacaataaggaactaattatttaaaatgcgaaataaatattatttatttatatggtattTTTTGTGTGacatatttagaataataaatatgtattcaaataaaaatgaactaaaatagaagcaaaataagaagataatatatataagaaattaaaaacgtatatatatatatatatatatatatacgtttcaTAACGGGATAGTAAGGTTAgcatatttccattttaaattattgcataaCATCTTTCCGCTTTCAGTTTGTTAATTACTATCCTCTGGGACCGAATGATATTTTTGTGAACGGATATTTAGAAACTATATTTGTTGAGTATCTGAGAGTTTGATCACTTATACAAAAGAAGTCTTTTTGATGTTCATTAGTTAATTCGTTCCAGAATAGCCTTGTAATAAGTTGATTCTGGAATGGgtaacataaaagttaaatacattttaac
The Homalodisca vitripennis isolate AUS2020 chromosome 4, UT_GWSS_2.1, whole genome shotgun sequence DNA segment above includes these coding regions:
- the LOC124360759 gene encoding 1,5-anhydro-D-fructose reductase-like, which produces MASSITARSVLTAASIKMPYVGLGTWLASSEEIETAVDAALTAGYRHIDTAFAYENEAMIGNVLKKWLDSGKIKREELFIVTKLPNNAMREDLVEDYLKQSLSALQLSYVDLYLVHMPVGLQSGIGLRPRNEDGSFKLDQTTDILAVWKAMEKQVDRSRAKAIGVSNFNINQLERIQKISRIPPVNNQVELHVYLQQKDLQKYCKDNGIIMTAYAPLGSSGMVAFVKKAGVTLEGGKDEDPRADPVVLRIAKSHNKTTAQVLLRFLIQSGINIIPKSVNPDRIRQNFQLFDFVLTNKEMAELNALDKGEDGRKFCGDLLRGMQKHPEYPFPN